NNNNNNNNNNNNNNNNNNNNNNNNNNNNNNNNNNNNNNNNNNNNNNNNNNNNNNNNNNNNNNNNNNNNNNNNNNNNNNNNNNNNNNNNNNNNNNNNNNNNNNNNNNNNNNNNNNNNNNNNNNNNNNNNNNNNNNNNNNNNNNNNNNNNNNNNNNNNNNNNNNNNNNNNNNNNNNNNNNNNNNNNNNNNNNNNNNNNNNNNNNNNNNNNNNNNNNNNNNNNNNNNNNNNNNNNNNNNNNNNNNNNNNNNNNNNNNNNNNNNNNNNNNNNNNNNNNNNNNNNNNNNNNNNNNNNNNNNNNNNNNNNNNNNNNNNNNNNNNNNNNNNNNNNNNNNNNNNNNNNNNNNNNNNNNNNNNNNNNNNNNNNNNNNNNNNNNNNNNNNNNNNNNNNNNNNNNNNNNNNNNNNNNNNNNNNNNNNNNNNNNNNNNNNNNNNNNNNNNNNNNNNNNNNNNNNNNNNNNNNNNNNNNNNNNNNNNNNNNNNNNNNNNNNNNNNNNNNNNNNNNNNNNNNNNNNNNNNNNNNNNNNNNNNNNNNNNNNNNNNNNNNNNNNNNNNNNNNNNNNNNNNNNNNNNNNNNNNNNNNNNNNNNNNNNNNNNNNNNNNNNNNNNNNNNNNNNNNNNNNNNNNNNNNNNNNNNNNNNNNNNNNNNNNNNNNNNNNNNNNNNNNNNNNNNNNNNNNNNNNNNNNNNNNNNNNNNNNNNNNNNNNNNNNNNNNNNNNNNNNNNNNNNNNNNNNNNNNNNNNNNNNNNNNNNNNNNNNNNNNNNNNNNNNNNNNNNNNNNNNNNNNNNNNNNNNNNNNNNNNNNNNNNNNNNNNNNNNNNNNNNNNNNNNNNNNNNNNNNNNNNNNNNNNNNNNNNNNNNNNNNNNNNNNNNNNNNNNNNNNNNNNNNNNNNNNNNNNNNNNNNNNNNNNNNNNNNNNNNNNNNNNNNNNNNNNNNNNNNNNNNNNNNNNNNNNNNNNNNNNNNNNNNNNNNNNNNNNNNNNNNNNNNNNNNNNNNNNNNNNNNNNNNNNNNNNNNNNNNNNNNNNNNNNNNNNNNNNNNNNNNNNNNNNNNNNNNNNNNNNNNNNNNNNNNNNNNNNNNNNNNNNNNNNNNNNNNNNNNNNNNNNNNNNNNNNNNNNNNNNNNNNNNNNNNNNNNNNNNNNNNNNNNNNNNNNNNNNNNNNNNNNNNNNNNNNNNNNNNNNNNNNNNNNNNNNNNNNNNNNNNNNNNNNNNNNNNNNNNNNNNNNNNNNNNNNNNNNNNNNNNNNNNNNNNNNNNNNNNNNNNNNNNNNNNNNNNNNNNNNNNNNNNNNNNNNNNNNNNNNNNNNNNTCACTTGTGGAGCTATTCTGACTCAGGGTGCCAGAGCTCCGAGCTGAGTTCCCACTACTCTCCGATTTGGTAGTTGACCCCGAACACGCTGAACTGCTTTCCTGCTGAGCTGATGCACGTTCTGTTTTGGCAGGAATTTTCACATGATCTTGCTCAACCGCAGAACTGTTTTTTCCTTCTATGGCTCGTTTTTTTGTTGGCTCTTCTACCCCTTCTGAAAAACACGAAAACAAGTATGTGACTAAGCCTACCTCATACATATCAGCTGAAGATTTACAAGATAGATAGTCATATTAAAATAAAGGCACAAGGTGAAAACATTTCAAGATTTgtacattctttaaaaagtgtGGAATAACGTCATTAATTTCTTACAACAGCGTTGACCAACAtcaataatctttttatttttaaaattttttgttatttttttttctgttttttggctgCCCCACAGGGCAtgtgggtcttagttccccgactagggctcgaacccgtgccccctgcagtggaagcacggtgtcttaaccactggaccgccagggaagtcccctcaacaatttctaacattaaaaaatcaacagcATAGACAATATTTCACACTTCAAAATCTCACAGCAgtcaaaggaaactatcaaattCAAAGCCTAAAACACAGAGACACATAATTTAGGTTTAACATTCCAATTTGGTtaataacattataaaaattctaatttgttAAAAACTTAGTAATAACGATAATTCCTAATTACATCAAATTTAAGTTCTAAACTCCTATGTATGTTCACATCTATGATCTGCTAACCATTGCTACTCGATATCCCTCTTTTCTTCACCTTGGCAACCAGTTCGTCTCTTGTTGTATGGATTGGAGCATCTGTCACTTTGATGCCTTCAGCCATACTAAGTATTTTATCCATAACTTTTTGAGGGTAcctgaaaaaaggaagggaaagacacTTTATAAAGTGTTTTTGCTAAGCTGCCACCTCGGGTACGAACACAGGCCACAGGAACTGCATTTCCTGGTTGTAATCAAGAAACGGAATCAACCGCCAGGAACTTTCTGTTTCCTGGAACGCCGTAAACAAACGCCCGGGGTCTGGGAGGCGGGGTCCCTACTTACAAACCTAATTTAGATTCAGCGCCCCTCTCCCCCAAGAGCGCTGTAAGCTCATCGCCAACAACTCCACCGCCAGCTCCCCACCCAACGGGGGAACTTCCAGACTGTTAACCACGGCAGAGATGCCCTTCTCGCCCTTAGAGGGCAGCCTGTCCCGCGGATTCCCGCGCTTCCACCACTTCCCCTCCCGCCGAAAGCTCCGGACAAAACCGCGAGAGCAGCTCAGGGACGCCGGCTCACTCACCGGCACCCGAGGAAGACGTGGTTGGCCCAGGCCATGGAAAAGGAGAcgagctgctgcagctgccgACTGCGGGTCCCGCTCTCGGCGTCGGCGGCCTCCTCCGGGTGGGCGGAGGCAGCGCCGCCGGCGGGGGCCAGGTCCCCGGCGTTGCGGAGCAGGAACTCGCGCCGGTGGCGCCAGTGTTTGTCGGTCTCGCCGTCGGAGCGCAGCGTCTCCACCCAGGCGGCCACCCGCGGGTTCTGGCTCAGGTACTCCGACACCTCCTGCGCCATGTTGGGCCTGCGGCTCGCGGAAGTCGCGGTCGGACGCTGCGCCGAGGCTGGGGGCTGCGGGGCGAGCGGCCCTGTCACTGCGGCCTGCACCGGCGGCCCACCAGAGAACGCCCCTCGAGAGGCGCAAACACCAAACAACAGCGCCGGGAGCAGCTGAACCGCCCACTTCCGCCCGCCGCCGGCTCCTTCCCTTTTATAACCTCGCTGCAGCCGAGCGCCCGCTCGTCCTTCCGGCGCGAGCCGGCTCTCCCAGGATGCTTTGCGGCGCCCGAGACGCTGCGATGCTGCGGCCCCAGCGGCGGGGGTAGGGAGGCGGGGCGAGAGGAGGCGGGCGTGCGCCTGCCGCTCCGCCAGGGTGGGGCGCTATTGGGTTCGCCCCGGGCGCCTTCGGCTTCGGGGCCTGCCCCAGCGTTCCGAGTTGGCTTTGTGACGCCACGCGCTCCGGTCGCTTCCCTCCCGCGCCGGGCCCGCTGCTCCGGGGGACGGCGGAGGACAGCGGGCTGCGGGGCGACCGGACGGAGCAGGCCGAGTCCTCGCGTGCCGCGCGCGTCCCCGCGGACTCGAGCCGCCATCCGGCCGCGAGGTCTGGGCGCCTCGGCCCGAGGACGCTGGTTTCGAGCGGGGCCGAAGTAAACAAAGCTCGCCTCCATTTTTTC
This sequence is a window from Physeter macrocephalus isolate SW-GA chromosome 20, ASM283717v5, whole genome shotgun sequence. Protein-coding genes within it:
- the CDKN2AIP gene encoding CDKN2A-interacting protein isoform X2, giving the protein MAQEVSEYLSQNPRVAAWVETLRSDGETDKHWRHRREFLLRNAGDLAPAGGAASAHPEEAADAESGTRSRQLQQLVSFSMAWANHVFLGCRYPQKVMDKILSMAEGIKVTDAPIHTTRDELVAKKG